CTCCCCCGGCCCTCGCCGCTCAGTGGCGTGGCGAGACTGGGTGTGTCTCACCTCCCGAGGGGTACGCCACGCCACTGGGCAGCGcagtgggagggggctgtgaggcgaccaGCGGAGCGGGTTGCTGGGTGGAGTCCGAGGCGGAGGGCCGTGCTGAGACGGCTGGgtgcgcgcactgctgtaggGTGGGTGTCTACGCCTGCTTTGCGCCACGTGCATGgcgcctgtggcaggccggtggtggtgggtgggtgccgGGTGGCGGAAGGgctcgcgtgctgctgtaTGGCGGCGAGGGGACACGGCGGACTCAACGTATAGTTTCTTCTGCCTATTGtcgtgcctgtgtgtctggCCCTCTTGTGGTGCGGACCTGTCAGTTGTTTCAGGTGGAGTACGACGGCGATGCAGAGGTATATGCACGTGGGTGgtggccccccctccttccctatATACTGCAGAGGAGCTGAACTGGTTTAAGTACCTTGTCTGCGAGTTCAAGTGagtccccttctcctctcaccTCAACCACTTGCAATCCTCTCAGCTGCCGTGGGAGACATGATGAAGACAGAGGCGCGTACCTTTAGCTTCCATAGAAGTCATCGAGAAGATGAACAGCGATCCCTGTAAGGACTGGGAGGCAGACGTTGGCGCCCCCTTGTCCACCTGGTGACGTCTTCCAGCACGGGTGCGACACATGGCGCCTGCCAAGTTAGCGAGTCGTATGGAATTCCCCTACGTAGTAGTCACCTTCTCCGCTTCCCCACCTCTTTTTGGTCTCACACTAGCGAGTGCCGGAACAGTTCATAAGTCTGTGTCACATCCACGTACGTGCCGCCACCCATGAGCTCCTCTATCCACGTCATCTTAGTCGGTACGGACGCTTTTAAGGTGGAGGGCGCGCTGCAGGGCACGGCGGTGCATACACACCGCGCCTGGAACACGTCCTACCAGTTCTCGTGCACCTCAGCGCTGAGCGTAGACAAGGTGGAcaagcggctgctgctggtctGTCATGTTATCGTGCTGTGCAAGGGCTGCCGAGTACCGGCGAGCAAATCGAGCTACAGTGATCGCACAGTTCTGGCGCTGCCGGACGCGACGGCCGGCTGTGTGGAGGAGTTGCGAGACAGCGCCTTCTTCTATGGTATATGTACCCTGGAGGAGCTCAAGGCGAAGGTGCTGACCATCGGCCTCGCCCCACCGCATATCGTCTTCGATGCCGCGCTTGGTTGCTTCACGCCGGTTGGCAAGGCCGCGTTCGAGCGTGCTTTTTGGCTCTTCGACCGCGACGCTGATGGAGTGCTGCGGTTGCCGGAGCTCATTGGATGGCGCAAGCAGGTGGAGTCAGCAGCCTACAGCGCTGAGGAGGACATGGGCCTTTTCTTATCCGAGTGGGGCGGCACCGTTGCGGTGGAGAAGCTGGCGGATCAGGCGCAGTTTCTGGCCCTCCACGTTGAATGGCTTCGGAAAGGCAAGACCCTCGAAGCGTGGGCGACGCTGCATACTACCGGCATCCACCCCGACGGGCTGCCCTACTCGTGGTACGACCTGCACTCCATTCGGGTGGATCAGGAGACGAACACGTATCTTTCCTCCCATGCGATTCAGTTCTTCACCAACTTGTATAGACTGAAGCGGTTTGCTGATATGGAGGACGTGTGGAGCATCACGCCTGGGTGCCCCTGGGACGCTGTCGAGGGATTCTTAAAGGAGCACATCCCGATGGTCAAGTTCGTGGAGTACTGGAAGTACATGGCACTGATTCGACGCGACGAGGTGATTCGCTACGCCCGGTACTGGGGGTACAAGGGTGAGATCAGCTACCTCTTcacgcgccgcaccgcccgCGCCTACCGGCCCCTTCACGAAACTGTGCCGAACACGATTCACGTACTCGTGGCCGGGTCGGCGCACAGTGGTCGGCGCAGTCTCATGCATGCCCTAACGACTGAGGGCCCCGACGGCTTCCAAAAGTCGGACCGTACGGGAGATACATACGTGCGGACCACCACCTTCTTTGCCGCTAAGGGCCGCGAacaggcggaggaggcgcagacgGTGGTGTACTCGACGACGTCGGCCGACGCCTGCGCGCGGCTGCTATCCAACTCGGAGCTCTCCAAGACGATAGACGTTGTTTTGCTTTGCTACGACGGCACTGATATCGATGGCAGCGGGACGTACGCGATGTCGCTCTACAAGCAGGTCAGCGCGACCGATGCGTGCGAGCGGCTGCCGTTCGTCGTCGTGATGACCAAGGCAGATGCTGCGCAGCCTGTGGCGGTCGGCAAAGAAGCGGGGGCGGGCCAGCGTTTAAAGGATTTCTGCCTTGCCCATCAGCTATTGTGGCCGCCGGTCGTCACCAGCAGTGAGCAGCCAGATCAGAGCGAAGCCGCGTCACTCAATGAGTACATGTACGCCGTAGCCTCGGACCCGGCGCTCGCGGTTGGTCAACCTCCTCTCACCTACGTGCGCATTCTTCGCCGGGTGACGTTTGTCGCTATCGtagccgtcgctgctgctggagttgGACAGACCCTCATCAgtgtgctgcggcggcgacgacggtaGTTCCCTTTCACGGTTGGAGAGCAGTCAATAATCAAAAGACTGCCGACGCCATGACCGCTTAGAGGTAGGTGTGCGTACGTTTCTTGCGTGCGTCCGAAAGCTGCTTGATAGAGGTGTATGCGGGGCTAAAAGCCCCAGCATTGGTGCCGTCTCCTTCCGCAATGTTGCTGTTTGAGACCGTCCTGTGTGTTGAGCGTCTTCACGCTCGTCGTCTCCCTCTGAGCTCTGCGTGTCGTACTTAGGCGCGTGGGCTTCTTTGAAAGCGATGCGACGCATTTCTTTGTTAGCTGCCGAGGACAGCGCagtacgtctctctccccactttgcctcccctctcctgcgTACACGGATTAGCCGGTGAGTGGGCGGAGGTGGATGCGGGGTAGTCATTGAGCGACCTTTACGATGGGGATGAACTTGACTGGTCCGTCTCTGGCGCCCCGTTGATCTTCGCCAGAGGCTGCGGTATCGTTTCGATGTGCGTGTTTGGGCCTTTGTGTAGGTGCGCCTCTACCGCTCACTTTTTCACATGTGACACGCCTCTTCGCACCTCTTGTTCAtctccaccctcctccttctgctctccACATGCCACTTGCACGGGCGTACAACAGAATAGCAAGCACCTCCACACGCCTCTGCACCCCGCACAGTGAGCAGCTAACCACTACGCACCTCAGTtgttcgccttctcctccatcgccCGATCTCTCCGGACGCCTTTGTCTTCTCCCCTGCGATTCGTGTGTTGCTCCCCCGCTTGCACACGCCCGCCAGCGTATAACGTGCGTGCTTGCCGTCACTCCCATCCACTCCACTTGGCATCGACCACTGCTGAGTGACTGCAACGGCACGCAGCCATGCCCACAACTGCTCGAgccaccttcgccgccgGCTGCTACTGGGGTACAGAGCACTTGTTTACGAAGAAATTCAAGGATGGCATCGTTTCTCACAAGGTCGGCTTCATGGGCGGCGTTGAGAGGGAAGGGTTGGGCTACTCTGACGTCACGAAGGGCAACACCGGCCACGCCGAGGTGCTCGACTTGGTGTACGACCCCGATAAAGTGTCGTTCGAGGatctgctctccttcttcttccgcaTGCACAACTCAACGACGCTGAACCGGCAGGGGGGCGACGTCGGCACTAACTACCGTAGTGCCATCTTCTACTACAACGATGAGCAAAAGACCGCAGCGGAGAATTACATCGCCAAGTTGAACGGTAGCGATGAGAAGCTTCACGCCGCCTTCACCAAGGCCTTTGGCGGGGGACCCTGCGTAACAACCCTCGAAAAAGCGGCTATTTTCTACCCGGCGCACGAGGCACATCAAAACTACATCGAGAAGCACCCGAATGGCTACTGCGCGCACCGCATCTATTTCTAAGGCTCTCTCGGCTGTTCGTGCatacctgtgtgtgtgtgttgaaCGCGATTTTTTCGGTCTCCCCGACTCCCTCTGAAGCGCGCAGTAGTTcagctctgcctctcccGTAGCAAAGTGTATGGGCAGATGCGAGTCACACTGGCGCCGCATTCCGTCTAATTTGCGTCCTACAACATCACACGATACCAGTGCCGTTGGTTTGGGTTGCTCTTCTGTtgtgtttgcttgtgtgcgctttccttctcgtttTTCTCCTTATTCGCTCCCTTCTTTCCTATTTGAGCGCTCGCTGCATCGTCAAGGCGTGTGCCGCGTCCTGCATATTTAGCGGCGCTCGCGTGAGTGCCCGCATGAGGAGCGATTGCGCACAGGCGTAAGGTGGTGCTTActtttctctgtgcgcgtgctgctcccATGCTAAATCGTTCTGTATTTTTGTTCTTGTCTCTTCTATGCTTCTACTCCACTGTTTGTTTCCTCCGATGACGGGGCACCGCTCAGTGCGTGGTGTCTCAGAGCTCAGCACCCCCCCACtcggtgtggggaggccaggcagcccccgcCATTCCTGTcagtgccgagccacttctggtgctGACGGGGCCCAACGCCtgtggtgtgggggaggTCCGAGCGGTgtctcgctgctgacgtcgaCGGTGAGGgcctggatggcgctgcgtcggagcgacctgcggcagtgagcaGGTGTGTGCCACCCATATTATGATGGGCGGCGTGccagggggtggggcggggcgTACGCGTCTCCCCCGGCCCTCGCCGCTCAGTGGCGTGGCGAGACTGGGTGTGTCTCACCTCCCGAGGGGTACGCCACGCCACTGGGCAGCGcagtgggagggggctgtgaggcgaccaGCGGAGCGGGTTGCTGGGTGGAGTCCGAGGCGGAGGGCCGTGCTGAGACGGCTGGgtgcgcgcactgctgtaggGTGGGTGTCTACGCCTGCTTTGCGCCACGTGCATGGTGCCTGGGGCAggccggtggtggtggtggtgggtgggtgtgccgGGTGGCGGAAGGgctcgcgtgctgctgtaTGGCGGCGAGGTGACACGCTTAAAAACACCACGTCGCTTTGTTTGTGCCTAATATGCACGCGCTGTTCTCTGTTTCCCTGTCAcgcgcgcctccgccgcccaTCCATGCGCTGAGACAGCGCTCACATGCAATTCTTTCACGAACGCGTGGTGTCGTGTTAGGAGTGTACGTCGGCGTTTCGAGAGCTCTTTGTGTTTAAATCGTGTCTTGTTACCCATCGTCGGGTGTCTTTATGTTGGCACGGGTGGGCCGCTGATGTTTCTTGCTTCGTGTGCTTTCTTCCTAGCGTGAGGGTTGGCGGTGAGCCACACTTGtctacgtctctctccccaccctcttcctcttctgctttCCGAGTCTCCCTTTTCACTGCACTTGGCCATTGTGCGTATACGTGCTCGCATGGAGAGGCAGTGAGGGTAGGTGCGGAGTCAGAAGTGGACCGAGGCGTTGGGGACGGGGAGAAGTTGAGGGGGCCAGActtgcgctcttctcttcctaGTGGTAGTAACccgagctgctgcgagaGGTGCGCATCACATCAGAGCTCACACCTGCAAAGCCACAacaaacaagaaaagaagcTCCCCGCTGTTGTTCATCTGCAGAactcacacacagagacTACAGTGTGCCTGctctgcgactgcagcacgcACGTCGAAGGCAGACGGGAATAGAGTGAATAGTGTGTCTCACAGAGCCAAGCAGAGTGGACTGCCTGAAGGACGCTGTCCATTTCTTCAACTGCGGAAGAGTGTACGTCTTTGTCCCGTATTCTCCGCTACATTCACCACTGTCCCGCAgtctctctttgctctctgcccccttcatgctgcgccctcctcccgcttTTCCTGCCCTCTGCTGGTGAACATTTGCGTTCCTTCTTGCCACTCACGTGGCCTCGTGCTTATGTGCGACTCTTCAGCGCGTTGTGCACTTCCATTGCCACGCCGAATGGCGTGTCATGCTCACGCACCTCTTCGTACCCCCCCTTAGCTCTTGCCATTGGTCAACTTGTCGCACTCGTTAAACAGCCGTCGCGGCAACGTTGTTCAGATTGAAGTACACCCAGTAGAGGCTAAACAACATCttacacacagacacacctcTTCAGAGTGAGATACGACGCAGAAACGACCGCGTGTTCAAacgttctccctctctctctacacccacacgcacacagacagacccACCCACGCTTCACAGATGCTCGCACATAGCGCGTATCGCATCACTGCCTTTATTTTTTGAATCTCCGCTTGTGCGGTGGGCAATCAAATGCGTCTGCCCATCTTTCCTGGAAAACAAAACGAGCAGATCTCGCACCTTTTCAGTCTCCACGTGTTCCCAAGTATTTCGCCTGATTGCCTTGCACGCCTCACTTGCGCTGTGTGAGCGGCGGTGGTTGTGGCGCGCCGAGGGAGCGAAAAAAGGCAACCGAACGCATAGCGAACGAACGCGCTCCTGCGCAGCGCAATGTGTGCCCGTGGGCCGGTGCAACATCGGTTATCCTCTTGCTGAGTGTGTACCTCCTCGTGTCGAAGTGAGGTACTGAGGCTGCTACACGAGCTCCCACGGGTTTGCACAGGAAGGCGTGCACGGGAGGGGCCTGGACGTTTTtcctctccgctgcagctgttgtcGTGGTTcacgtgtgcttgtgtgtacTGACGTTGCGAGGACTGGTGATTTGCCATTCAGTGGTCGTTGTCCTCATTGCACCCCTTGCTCACACTTCGGCTgtgctctgtgcgtgcgtatgtgagTATGTCCCGTTTCTCCCGTCCTTTACGCCTCCTCTGTCTCCTGACTtcgtctctgcctctctgcgtTGCGTCTTTGTATTCTCTTGTTGTGTATCACAGCCAGACGGGCAGCCCCCCATTTTTCCACCACAttcgctttgttttcttctctctttcgctcgtGCACGCATTGCACATTTTgcctcttcgccctcttcccGCGTCCTACTCTGGTGTTCTGCCGTTGCGTGCGCgctcttcgctctctgtcTGTATTGCCCTCGCTTTTGCGCtcctgcctcctccctgctGGATCCATGGGGCGTCCTATCCTAATCGCCGTGCTCTGTAGATTGTGCTCGCAAAGGTGGTGTATCAGTGCGCATCGAGTCTCCTACCTTAACTGATCGGTTAGCCGtagccccccttccccttttgACACCGtgtcaccaccgccatcgctTTACTGTCACCTGCACAAGCTTGCATACAGGCGTAGCCCGTGgagcctctctttctccggCGTCGCGCTGGCAGGTACAGACACGATGCAGCAGATGGTGGTCACGTATGTCCTCTCAGAGCTGGCGAACATAGCCGATGTGAACCCAAGGGATGTTCACACCTCCTTCTTCAACGGTAGCGTGCGAGTCAACAACCTGTCGCTGCGCCCAGAAACGATGAACAAAATCTTGTTGCTACCGATCGAAGAGGGCACTGTGCCTGAGATGGAGCTGCAGATTCCGAACCCCTCGACAGCGACCCCGATGGAGGTCAAGGTGCACCGAAGCCGATTGTTGCTGCGGCTTAATCTTTCATCACCAACTCTGGACCGTACGTCAGAGCAGATTATGCGCGGCATCACGGAGCACTCCATCcttggtgccgctgccgccgagtCGGCAGACGCTGCCTCGGAGCCGGTGTCACCCCTTAGCGAaccggaggaggcggcgtaTGACTACTCCTGCGCGAACTCTGACATAGGTGAGGAGGActtcgcctcctgcgccagcgATGGCGACCATTCCGATAGCGATTCCACgtgcgacggcagcagctttGGTTCCCCAACGTCGAGtaaggaggcgcaggcgacTGAGCCTGCAAAGCAGGGTACCGGTTGGTTTGACTACCTTTACTCACGAGCGGCACAGTCGCTGGAGTGGATCTGGCGCCGACAGCTGCGCATCACCTTCACCGACCTCACCTTGGTGTTGCCATGCGACGCGCGCAAGAACACTCACTTTGAGATTCACATCGACTCTTTTGTCGTAACCGTCGAGCCGGCGCAGACCATCGGGCCAGAGCAGATGAAGATTGTGCGCATGGAGATTGGCTACGCCAGTGTCTTTGCCAGTGCCGATGATGCCCGCCTCCGCGTCATCGTGGTGGAGGCACTCTCTATCAAAATCACGACGGTGTATGAGACGAACACGGAGCGCGTCCTGCGCAAAAATGTGGCGCTCTCCTTCAACGGCACTAATACGCTGACGGCTGACGAGGTGACCCTCCTTGCGCTGCTCAAGTGCCATTTATCGCGGCAGATGCGCCTCAGCGTCCCGGCCTACTGTCTGCCATTCTCCAGTCTCCGTGCACGTGGCTCGCTGTGGCCCTATGTGAAGTGCTGCGTTCTGCAGGGGATTCGAGATTACAGGCAGCGGTACAACTTCAACGTCTCGCACTTGCGCTTCTATGCCCACGCCAGGGAGCGCTACATGCATCTGCTAAACGAGTGCCATCGCACTCAGAGCATTGATGACCGGCGGCAAGACCTGACGGATGCGGAGCAGGACCTCCGGTATGAGGATGTCATTTTGCATTTTCGGCGGATGGTACAGGCAAAGTACTCCGCGAGCGTCTCCGAGCcggtggcagaggaggaggcggtgcagggtTCGCTTGTCGTGTCCTCCACGCACTTTGAATGGAAGTTGGTAAAGGTGATCTTGCCGGCACGCAACACTATATTCGCCCGCAACACGGCGCTTGTCTTCCGAAACGAGGAGATCTTATTCACTATttcctccatctctctcgACACCGACGGCATCGTGCAAACAATGGCCTCACCCACGGTAAGTACGGTGACTTCGTGGGAGCTGTGCAACGCcgttgtggaggaggagacgtcGCTAGTTTACTTGCACACGAAGGAGGGCTACCTGTCGCGTGAAACCAAGGTGATTCTGCAGCAGGTTACTCTGAAGGGGAGCATGGAGGGGGTGCTGCGCTGTCTAATGCCAAtcgccgaggcgctgcagcgaatAGGAGAACAGgagagcggtggtggagccATCCAAGCTGTGCAGCGAGGGCCCTCCACTGCCCTCCCTTCCGCAGGCGTGGTGAAGTCGTCCACGACGATTGTAGCGGTGCACCGCGTGGCAGTAGAGCTAGACGACTTCTATTTCCTCCTAGACCGTTTctccgccaccagcgccaagGCACCGGGCAACCCCGACAAGTTTGGCTGCACCCTGCGAGAGTGCTACCTGCGCCACAAGATCATCTATGTGCTGGCACCATTCGACATCCGCATGACTGCAcgtggtggggtggtggtgtcaCGCGTTGCGTTTGAGGTGCCGCGAGAGACATGGATGGTGTGGCGCCGCGACGCTAACAGCCTTCGCCTGCTGCTTCAGAAGCTACCACAGCTCGCTAGCACTGGCGTCTCCCACCCACCTGCTACTGTTTCCCATAGCATCGACCTAGATGACCTGAAGGCAATGACGAAGATCTTGCAATGGTCACCGGTCTCTTGCTGCCCGTCGTTTGAGGTAGAGGAGATAGCAATGCGCTTTTTTCCTCTCGACTGCACCATCGCATTGCATCACATTGCCACTCAGACAGTGACGTCGTCTACTCGTAATCTGTACGGCACGCACTTTACGCTTCAACGGGCTTCCATCGAATACCATCACCCAAGTCTTTTCGACCTCTACGTAGAGGTCGAAGACAGCGTGCACGTTGGCATGAGCACGGGACCCGCGGCAGCTCTTGCGATGTCTATTCCTTCTGTCCTCATCACGGGGCGCCACggcaaggaggcggcagaggtgtCATTGCTTGAAATTCGTCGCTGcgtcgctgtggtgcacAGCACCGTGCAGTATGCgagcatcgctgccgtctcgCTGGCTGGCGGTGTCCATCTCACAAGTGTCGGTTTTATTTACAAGTCTGACCCGCGCGTGGTGCCGCTGACGGACAGACCACTCCTCACCTCGTACATTCAGATGGCTGTCGAAGTGAACGCCATTGACGTGGACCGACTATGCGCCCTACCATGGCATGCGCTGGCCTTCGTCCTAGGCGAGGTCTACCGCTTCATGTGCGAGGAAATTATCTCGGAGGAGTATTACCGCACCTTCTTCAGTTGTTTTAGCGACGTGGCAGTGCAGGTGGTGATGCGGGAGTGTGTCGTGCGCTGTGGTGCAGCTGAGGGGCACACGACATCCGGCAAGGAGCTACTTTTGTCAGTGTCCCACACGGCCAGCGAGGAGCGTGTAGCGGCGCTCGATGTCTACCGGCCTCACCTCTTCACCACACGCGAAAACTTTCCGGTACTAATTCTGAACGATGTTGGGCGGCTCTCTATGGACATCGACGTGTCGAAGCTCACGGTGCTCTTGTCTGCACCAATGGCGACGTCGCCGTCGAACGTAGTGGTGATAGTGAGCGCGATGCATTGGCGGAtgccgctggagaagatGCCATTCTGGTGtgcagaggcgcaggagatcccaccggcgccgcaggAGTTGACCTTGGAGGCCGTGCGGGTAGTGGTGCGTCTCGACCACACGAATGCGGCCCTACCCCCCGTTCTGGAGGCGTCTCTGTCAGCGCTCACGACGGAGACGgtcagcggcgctggcactgCCATAGCGGACTCTGCTGGGCTTTCCTTTTCGAAGGATATCCATCTGAGTCTCTCTGAGAGCGACCGCGGAAGCTGCGCTTCCTCGACCGAGGAGCAGTATGAGATGACGCAGGTGTCACTTCGACGGTGGAATGTCGACGTGAACTTCTCGGCTCCTGTGTCTGACTTTGGCAAGTTGCAGCACATGATTCGCGCTGTTGTGTCTGTGGCTCAGTGCCTCACCCGCCGCGTCGTGCTCCGCGAGAGTGTGGCAGCGACGGTCTTCGACATGGATAACTGCGGTAATGTCTTCCTCGACTCATCCACCCAAATTGTTGTGGTGGAGGACTGCGTTTTTCGCGCGTCGTCGAGTGAGCGACACATCGTTGTTTGCCCGGGCACCTCGGCGGTGTTTCGCCGCTGCCTGTTTCCCCACCTCGGCGGGACTGACTTCATCCGCGCATCCAGCCGATCGGCTCTCTTCCTGTGCGAGGATTGTTGCGCCGAGGGTGAGGCGGCACCCGCAGCTGTTGCTTCACCTGCCCCCACCACAGTG
Above is a genomic segment from Leishmania panamensis strain MHOM/PA/94/PSC-1 chromosome 7 sequence containing:
- a CDS encoding hypothetical protein (TriTrypDB/GeneDB-style sysID: LpmP.07.1240), giving the protein MQQMVVTYVLSELANIADVNPRDVHTSFFNGSVRVNNLSLRPETMNKILLLPIEEGTVPEMELQIPNPSTATPMEVKVHRSRLLLRLNLSSPTLDRTSEQIMRGITEHSILGAAAAESADAASEPVSPLSEPEEAAYDYSCANSDIGEEDFASCASDGDHSDSDSTCDGSSFGSPTSSKEAQATEPAKQGTGWFDYLYSRAAQSLEWIWRRQLRITFTDLTLVLPCDARKNTHFEIHIDSFVVTVEPAQTIGPEQMKIVRMEIGYASVFASADDARLRVIVVEALSIKITTVYETNTERVLRKNVALSFNGTNTLTADEVTLLALLKCHLSRQMRLSVPAYCLPFSSLRARGSLWPYVKCCVLQGIRDYRQRYNFNVSHLRFYAHARERYMHLLNECHRTQSIDDRRQDLTDAEQDLRYEDVILHFRRMVQAKYSASVSEPVAEEEAVQGSLVVSSTHFEWKLVKVILPARNTIFARNTALVFRNEEILFTISSISLDTDGIVQTMASPTVSTVTSWELCNAVVEEETSLVYLHTKEGYLSRETKVILQQVTLKGSMEGVLRCLMPIAEALQRIGEQESGGGAIQAVQRGPSTALPSAGVVKSSTTIVAVHRVAVELDDFYFLLDRFSATSAKAPGNPDKFGCTLRECYLRHKIIYVLAPFDIRMTARGGVVVSRVAFEVPRETWMVWRRDANSLRLLLQKLPQLASTGVSHPPATVSHSIDLDDLKAMTKILQWSPVSCCPSFEVEEIAMRFFPLDCTIALHHIATQTVTSSTRNLYGTHFTLQRASIEYHHPSLFDLYVEVEDSVHVGMSTGPAAALAMSIPSVLITGRHGKEAAEVSLLEIRRCVAVVHSTVQYASIAAVSLAGGVHLTSVGFIYKSDPRVVPLTDRPLLTSYIQMAVEVNAIDVDRLCALPWHALAFVLGEVYRFMCEEIISEEYYRTFFSCFSDVAVQVVMRECVVRCGAAEGHTTSGKELLLSVSHTASEERVAALDVYRPHLFTTRENFPVLILNDVGRLSMDIDVSKLTVLLSAPMATSPSNVVVIVSAMHWRMPLEKMPFWCAEAQEIPPAPQELTLEAVRVVVRLDHTNAALPPVLEASLSALTTETVSGAGTAIADSAGLSFSKDIHLSLSESDRGSCASSTEEQYEMTQVSLRRWNVDVNFSAPVSDFGKLQHMIRAVVSVAQCLTRRVVLRESVAATVFDMDNCGNVFLDSSTQIVVVEDCVFRASSSERHIVVCPGTSAVFRRCLFPHLGGTDFIRASSRSALFLCEDCCAEGEAAPAAVASPAPTTVLSMVSPESSAADPGSRLRRRTQVTVEEGCVAVGLDARSRLVFSQRALVFTWKQKPRRSFFKLRNDEVRIEYADAQQRVPVLTKTSLEGELALHLPHRSCSASCSVTCGEVTVPLVFSKLHTVQERLELLASFPSTEATTLAGTAAQAAAFADNHSAALYVVPPPPSASPEEQQQQRFPYDSWKLLLSLSLIPVTVKLTNGMTVGRVTFSNAFVWSKRDPFGDAQLEARIAVHDMALWEWRQQSFQSVVSSPVFVGVQGRMLNYLSATVTASVSPVEVVVSTDQLKLLLHALSHKSAGSLPVRPVTGQGQTPNTALQGLRWCNYTGVSLQVRGGHGAVVRVSASQHAAGKAPSQVCEAVSAVAPFIVMEIDGTAVDHEERDVVTEERHETGAAPGHQTPLFVSRKTVVLADKRRFHVTSTLDRDLVHVVSVRTLVQIENETPLPLVLTSGCESAHVVEPFTLSCVPEAMLRCTDLGIAVALSEAGATTMRVPLLPESMTAMDFYQRCYLQSCHAADIAREFVSQLDDSSTFMMTVFELQGPVLLLRFRAARPHVVNATVYPLCVTAVNTHGEVLASEYVLPGGRAYFLSLPPTAAVRGRLHLFVEDEVYEAQVEEALFDREAARIHSTVVMAYHIHPHRHFKLSLSVESRGPAGECGVAVTPGSHCLVKNCTTVDLFFSTDAGDAVGTMGTRGLPGSSASGAVGYVPSNVKLRIKPKGVALSEPFEIEGTGEGRVIQCDHAPEASSFSAVYFLLRTVAASSTCHLAELLPAVVFCNRHARHTLFVKHVVRQVGAAETLEETVLEVPPHNDYPYHTLSKYGYTNDLLFAWRSSSGGAASTVSSFSSVVETDLAPGTTWSGFVCIGTTYHEVDIVKGSLYETACVTVGPAVLPRVKLVNLSTIDFRDVDRYQVAFPRPSKSNKYLLLTSAEGVVYTVDLLQDEPLELEAGVTVQTIHSEGDRWCVVLSSRRVFTTKHKTWAEEVQISANVQATDMSLSLRDSGTVPLHFYWRSLAANIMWTQMISVQCSMTGICLESRYEGRRQQVAEPFDVDVSLREMYRTTRDVYLKSLYVGLQPLTITISEVLFYQLQMVALRCRVDTALDPLEWAQESATVALQRNVPNTLPQHLHICSASISETPVEISWDRSTRPPQDFLLGNSAISKLIPSLHHAMLVLPKLQLRNVSRVSLVELIGRIRQILIMEVVKQIPKMVTTVGFFKKNSSLLEKVTSTVSSFLFRPSAETDTTDDGGSALI
- a CDS encoding hypothetical protein (TriTrypDB/GeneDB-style sysID: LpmP.07.1220), with the protein product MSSSIHVILVGTDAFKVEGALQGTAVHTHRAWNTSYQFSCTSALSVDKVDKRLLLVCHVIVLCKGCRVPASKSSYSDRTVLALPDATAGCVEELRDSAFFYGICTLEELKAKVLTIGLAPPHIVFDAALGCFTPVGKAAFERAFWLFDRDADGVLRLPELIGWRKQVESAAYSAEEDMGLFLSEWGGTVAVEKLADQAQFLALHVEWLRKGKTLEAWATLHTTGIHPDGLPYSWYDLHSIRVDQETNTYLSSHAIQFFTNLYRLKRFADMEDVWSITPGCPWDAVEGFLKEHIPMVKFVEYWKYMALIRRDEVIRYARYWGYKGEISYLFTRRTARAYRPLHETVPNTIHVLVAGSAHSGRRSLMHALTTEGPDGFQKSDRTGDTYVRTTTFFAAKGREQAEEAQTVVYSTTSADACARLLSNSELSKTIDVVLLCYDGTDIDGSGTYAMSLYKQVSATDACERLPFVVVMTKADAAQPVAVGKEAGAGQRLKDFCLAHQLLWPPVVTSSEQPDQSEAASLNEYMYAVASDPALAVGQPPLTYVRILRRVTFVAIVAVAAAGVGQTLISVLRRRRR
- a CDS encoding peptide methionine sulfoxide reductase, putative (TriTrypDB/GeneDB-style sysID: LpmP.07.1230), with product MPTTARATFAAGCYWGTEHLFTKKFKDGIVSHKVGFMGGVEREGLGYSDVTKGNTGHAEVLDLVYDPDKVSFEDLLSFFFRMHNSTTLNRQGGDVGTNYRSAIFYYNDEQKTAAENYIAKLNGSDEKLHAAFTKAFGGGPCVTTLEKAAIFYPAHEAHQNYIEKHPNGYCAHRIYF